The Rhodopseudomonas palustris genome window below encodes:
- a CDS encoding carboxyl transferase domain-containing protein translates to MPLHSQIDPGSADFARNAEAMRALVAELKGKLEDVAGGGGGASRAKHTARGKLLPRDRVDLLLDPGTAFLELSPLAANGLYGGDVHSASIVTGVGRVAGRECMIVANDATVKGGTYYPMTVKKHLRAQDIARQNRLPCIYMVDSGGAFLPQQDEVFPDERHFGRIFFNQANMSAQGIPQIAVVMGSCTAGGAYVPAMSDESIIVRNQGTIFLGGPPLVKAATGEVVSAEELGGADVHSRQSGVTDHYAQNDAHAIGIARRIVGTLKPPQRAVLNMRAPREPLYPAEQLYGIVPAEQRKPFDVRDIIARIVDGSEFDEFKKLYGTTLVCGFAHIWGFPVGIIANNGILFSESSLKGAHFIELCCQRGIPLVFLQNITGFMVGKKYEAGGIARDGAKLVTAVATANVPKFTVVIGGSYGAGNYGMCGRAYSPRFLWMWPNARISVMGGEQAAMVLSTLRRDNIEAKGGAWSAEEEDEFRAPIRAQYEAQGNPYYATARLWDDGVIDPADTRLVLGLGLSASANAPIEPTTFGLFRM, encoded by the coding sequence ATGCCGCTGCACTCCCAGATCGATCCCGGCTCGGCCGATTTCGCGCGCAATGCCGAGGCGATGCGCGCGCTGGTCGCAGAGCTGAAGGGCAAGCTCGAGGACGTCGCCGGCGGTGGCGGCGGGGCATCGCGCGCCAAACACACCGCGCGCGGAAAGCTGTTGCCGCGCGACCGCGTCGACCTGCTGCTCGACCCCGGCACGGCGTTTCTCGAATTGTCGCCGCTGGCGGCCAACGGGCTGTATGGCGGCGACGTGCATTCGGCCTCGATCGTCACCGGCGTCGGGCGTGTGGCCGGGCGCGAGTGCATGATCGTCGCCAACGACGCCACGGTGAAGGGCGGCACCTACTACCCGATGACGGTGAAGAAGCATCTGCGCGCGCAGGACATCGCGCGGCAGAACCGTCTGCCTTGCATCTACATGGTGGATTCCGGCGGCGCCTTCCTGCCGCAGCAGGACGAGGTGTTTCCCGACGAGCGGCACTTCGGCCGGATCTTCTTCAACCAGGCCAACATGTCGGCGCAGGGCATCCCGCAGATCGCGGTGGTGATGGGCTCGTGCACCGCCGGCGGCGCCTATGTGCCGGCGATGTCGGACGAGAGCATCATCGTCCGCAACCAGGGCACCATCTTCCTCGGTGGCCCGCCGCTGGTGAAGGCCGCGACCGGCGAGGTGGTCAGCGCCGAGGAACTCGGCGGCGCCGACGTGCATTCGCGGCAGTCCGGCGTCACCGACCACTACGCCCAGAACGACGCCCACGCGATCGGCATCGCGCGGAGAATCGTCGGCACCTTGAAGCCGCCGCAGCGGGCGGTGCTGAACATGCGCGCGCCGCGCGAGCCGCTGTATCCGGCCGAACAACTCTATGGAATTGTCCCGGCCGAACAGCGCAAGCCGTTCGACGTCCGCGACATCATCGCGCGGATCGTCGACGGCTCCGAATTCGACGAGTTCAAGAAGCTGTACGGCACCACGCTGGTGTGCGGCTTCGCGCATATCTGGGGCTTTCCGGTCGGCATCATCGCCAACAACGGCATCCTGTTCAGCGAAAGTTCGCTGAAGGGTGCGCATTTCATCGAGCTGTGCTGCCAGCGCGGCATTCCGCTGGTGTTCCTGCAGAACATCACCGGCTTCATGGTCGGCAAGAAATATGAAGCGGGCGGCATCGCCCGCGACGGCGCCAAGCTGGTGACCGCGGTCGCCACCGCCAACGTGCCGAAATTCACCGTGGTGATCGGCGGCTCCTACGGCGCCGGCAATTACGGCATGTGCGGAAGGGCGTATTCGCCGCGGTTTCTGTGGATGTGGCCGAACGCGCGGATCTCCGTGATGGGCGGCGAGCAGGCGGCGATGGTGCTGAGCACGCTGCGCCGCGACAATATCGAGGCCAAGGGCGGCGCCTGGAGCGCGGAGGAGGAAGACGAGTTTCGCGCCCCGATCCGCGCGCAATACGAGGCGCAGGGTAATCCGTACTACGCCACGGCGCGGCTGTGGGACGACGGCGTGATCGATCCCGCCGACACGCGGCTGGTGCTCGGACTCGGGCTATCGGCGTCGGCGAATGCGCCGATCGAGCCGACGACATTCGGCCTGTTCAGGATGTAA
- a CDS encoding ETC complex I subunit: protein MTARIFKPAKNAMQSGTAKTRDWQLDYEPEQPRMIEPLMGWTSSGDMQQQISLRFDTREEAIAYCEREGIPYQVLEPKLPVRRRAAYADNFAFRRGEPWTH from the coding sequence ATGACCGCACGGATCTTCAAGCCCGCCAAGAACGCGATGCAGTCCGGGACCGCCAAGACCCGGGACTGGCAACTCGACTACGAGCCCGAACAACCGCGGATGATCGAGCCGCTGATGGGCTGGACCTCGTCCGGCGACATGCAGCAGCAGATCAGCCTGCGCTTCGACACCCGGGAGGAGGCGATCGCCTATTGCGAGCGCGAGGGCATCCCGTATCAGGTGCTGGAGCCGAAGCTCCCGGTGCGCCGGCGGGCGGCCTATGCGGACAATTTTGCCTTCCGCCGCGGCGAGCCCTGGACGCACTGA
- a CDS encoding acetyl/propionyl/methylcrotonyl-CoA carboxylase subunit alpha, whose product MTTTGLYKRFRTLLIANRGEIACRVIRTARAMGLRTVAVYSEADSGALHVSEADEAVLLGPARAADSYLNIARIIEAARQTGAEAVHPGYGFLSESAEFAQACADAGLVFVGPTPQMITAMGSKSGSKALMEKAGVPLVPGYHGAAQDDATLAAAADRIGFPVLVKASAGGGGRGMRVVRKADELSEAIVSAKREAKAAFGDDTLLIEKYVDNPRHIEVQIVGDSHGNLVSLFERECTLQRRHQKVIEEAPSPTLDAAGRDKVCEAARRAASAVNYVGAGTIEFVSDGRDVFFIEMNTRLQVEHPVTELISGVDLVEWQLRVAFGEALPMTQDQLTLNGHAIEARVYAENPAKNFMPSVGRITTWRTPPEIDGLRIDAGYRAGDSVSPYYDAMLAKVIAWAPTREAAIDRLDRGLNETDVRGVVTNIPFLSALVTHPEVRANAIDTGFIERDLAALTAAPETVVDLELATAVAAILRAEDDAARSEGPSPWRASGWMPVGRRKRSFVFRRGQGHDHSDHQVQLTYGGGSSMLTIGGSEIAFAWSQNGDGIDVTLGETRSRVNAVVDGHELYVRTRNGRFDLHLVDPFGGESEEAVGEDKIVAPLPGTVVALLAEVGAKLDKGAAILTLEVMKMEQTLRAPFAGTLTALKCKVGDIVQEGAELAEIEPDPE is encoded by the coding sequence ATGACAACGACAGGCTTGTACAAGCGTTTCCGCACGCTGCTGATCGCCAACCGCGGCGAGATCGCCTGCCGCGTCATCCGCACCGCGCGGGCGATGGGGCTGCGCACCGTCGCTGTCTATTCCGAAGCGGATTCCGGTGCGCTGCATGTCAGCGAGGCTGATGAGGCTGTGCTGCTGGGACCTGCGCGGGCGGCGGACAGCTACTTGAATATCGCGCGGATCATCGAGGCCGCCAGGCAGACTGGCGCCGAGGCGGTGCATCCCGGCTACGGCTTCCTGTCGGAGAGCGCGGAGTTCGCGCAGGCCTGCGCCGACGCCGGCCTCGTCTTCGTCGGGCCGACGCCGCAGATGATCACCGCGATGGGTTCGAAATCGGGCTCCAAGGCGCTGATGGAAAAGGCCGGCGTGCCGCTCGTGCCGGGCTATCACGGCGCCGCGCAGGATGACGCGACGCTGGCCGCGGCCGCCGACAGGATCGGCTTCCCGGTGCTGGTGAAGGCGTCGGCCGGCGGCGGCGGTCGCGGCATGCGCGTCGTGCGCAAAGCGGATGAATTGTCCGAGGCGATCGTCAGCGCCAAGCGTGAGGCCAAGGCGGCGTTCGGCGACGATACGCTGCTGATCGAGAAATACGTCGACAATCCGCGTCATATCGAGGTGCAGATCGTCGGCGACAGCCACGGCAATCTCGTCTCGCTGTTCGAGCGCGAATGCACGCTGCAGCGCCGGCACCAGAAGGTGATCGAGGAAGCGCCGTCGCCGACGCTCGACGCCGCCGGGCGCGACAAAGTCTGCGAGGCGGCTCGGCGCGCCGCGAGTGCGGTGAACTATGTCGGCGCCGGCACCATCGAATTCGTCTCCGACGGCCGCGACGTGTTCTTCATCGAGATGAACACCCGCCTGCAGGTCGAGCATCCGGTGACCGAACTGATCTCGGGCGTCGATCTGGTCGAATGGCAGCTCCGCGTCGCGTTCGGCGAGGCATTGCCGATGACGCAGGACCAACTGACGCTCAACGGCCACGCCATCGAGGCGCGGGTTTATGCGGAAAATCCGGCGAAGAACTTCATGCCGTCGGTCGGCAGGATCACGACCTGGCGCACGCCGCCCGAGATCGACGGCCTGCGCATCGACGCCGGCTATCGCGCCGGCGACAGCGTGTCGCCGTATTACGACGCGATGCTCGCCAAGGTGATCGCCTGGGCGCCGACGCGGGAGGCGGCGATCGACCGGCTCGACCGCGGGCTGAACGAGACCGACGTCCGCGGCGTCGTCACCAATATCCCCTTCCTGTCGGCGCTGGTGACGCATCCCGAAGTGCGCGCCAACGCGATCGACACCGGCTTCATCGAGCGCGATCTGGCGGCGCTGACCGCTGCGCCGGAGACGGTCGTTGATCTGGAACTGGCGACGGCGGTTGCCGCGATCCTGCGCGCCGAGGACGACGCCGCGCGATCCGAAGGGCCGTCGCCGTGGCGCGCGTCGGGCTGGATGCCGGTCGGCCGGCGCAAGCGCAGTTTCGTGTTCCGGCGCGGGCAGGGCCACGATCACAGCGATCATCAGGTTCAGCTCACCTATGGCGGCGGATCGTCGATGCTGACGATCGGCGGCAGCGAAATCGCGTTCGCTTGGTCGCAGAATGGCGACGGCATCGACGTGACGCTCGGCGAGACGCGCTCGCGCGTCAACGCGGTGGTCGACGGCCACGAACTCTATGTGCGCACCCGCAACGGCCGGTTCGATCTGCACCTCGTCGATCCGTTTGGCGGCGAGAGCGAGGAGGCCGTCGGCGAGGACAAGATCGTCGCGCCGCTGCCCGGCACCGTGGTGGCGCTGCTCGCGGAGGTCGGCGCCAAGCTCGACAAGGGCGCGGCGATCCTGACGCTCGAAGTGATGAAGATGGAGCAGACCCTGCGCGCGCCGTTCGCCGGGACGTTGACGGCGCTGAAGTGCAAGGTCGGCGACATAGTCCAGGAAGGCGCCGAACTCGCCGAGATCGAGCCGGACCCTGAATAA